A part of Tardiphaga sp. vice304 genomic DNA contains:
- the flbD gene encoding sigma-54-dependent transcriptional regulator FlbD produces the protein MRLLIVGTLKGQLTTATKIAMDNGASVVHAEDLDQAMRVLRGGKGADLLLVDVALDIRDLVMRLEAEHIHVPIVACGITNDARAAVAAIHAGAKEYIPLPPDPELIAAVLAAVANDSRDLIYRDEAMAKVVRLAQQIAGSDASVMITGESGTGKEVLARHVHARSHRAKKPFISINCAAIPEHLLESELFGHEKGAFTGAIARRIGKFEEATGGTLLLDEISEMDVRLQSKLLRAIQERVIDRVGGTRPVPIDIRIIATSNRNLSDAVREGTFREDLLFRLNVVNLKIPPLRERPLDILELAQHFAKKYADANGVPVRPISAEARRVLTVNRWQGNVRELENTIHRSVLMANGDEIGADAILTPDGDRLDLAKTAPAVAHATFAAEQVTRALVGRTVADVERDLILETLKHCLGNRTHAANILGISIRTLRNKLNEYADGGLPITPAGSGDYRAMVATG, from the coding sequence ATGCGGCTTCTCATCGTCGGCACCCTCAAGGGCCAGCTCACCACCGCCACCAAGATCGCGATGGACAACGGCGCCTCCGTCGTCCACGCCGAGGATCTCGATCAGGCGATGCGGGTCCTGCGCGGCGGCAAGGGCGCCGACCTGCTGCTGGTCGACGTCGCGCTCGACATCCGCGATCTCGTGATGCGGCTTGAAGCCGAGCACATCCACGTGCCGATCGTCGCCTGCGGCATCACCAATGACGCCCGGGCCGCGGTCGCAGCCATCCATGCCGGCGCCAAGGAATACATCCCGCTGCCGCCGGATCCCGAGCTGATCGCCGCCGTGCTGGCGGCGGTCGCCAACGATTCCCGCGACCTGATCTACCGCGACGAGGCGATGGCCAAGGTGGTCAGACTGGCGCAGCAGATCGCCGGCTCCGACGCCTCGGTGATGATCACCGGCGAGTCCGGCACCGGCAAGGAAGTGCTGGCACGCCACGTCCATGCGCGCTCGCACCGCGCCAAGAAGCCGTTCATCAGCATCAACTGCGCGGCGATCCCCGAGCATCTCCTGGAATCCGAACTGTTCGGCCACGAGAAGGGCGCCTTCACCGGCGCCATCGCGCGCCGCATCGGCAAGTTCGAGGAAGCCACCGGCGGCACGCTGCTGCTCGACGAAATCTCCGAGATGGACGTGCGCCTGCAGTCGAAACTGCTGCGCGCGATCCAGGAACGCGTGATCGACCGCGTCGGCGGCACCCGCCCGGTGCCGATCGACATCCGCATCATCGCGACCTCGAACCGCAACCTGTCGGACGCGGTGCGCGAAGGAACCTTCCGCGAGGATCTCTTGTTCCGGCTCAACGTCGTCAATCTCAAGATCCCTCCCTTGCGCGAACGCCCGCTCGACATTCTCGAACTGGCGCAGCACTTCGCCAAGAAATACGCCGACGCCAACGGCGTGCCGGTGCGGCCGATTTCCGCCGAGGCGCGGCGCGTGCTCACCGTCAATCGCTGGCAGGGCAACGTCCGCGAGCTGGAAAACACCATTCACCGCTCGGTGCTCATGGCCAATGGGGACGAGATCGGCGCCGATGCGATCCTGACACCGGACGGCGACCGCCTCGACCTCGCCAAGACGGCGCCGGCGGTGGCGCATGCCACCTTCGCCGCCGAGCAGGTGACGCGGGCGCTGGTCGGCCGCACGGTCGCCGATGTCGAACGCGACCTGATCCTGGAGACGCTGAAGCACTGCCTCGGCAACCGCACGCACGCGGCGAACATCCTCGGCATCTCGATCCGCACGCTACGCAACAAGCTGAATGAATACGCCGACGGCGGCCTGCCGATCACGCCGGCCGGTTCGGGCGACTATCGCGCGATGGTGGCGACGGGTTAA
- the fliN gene encoding flagellar motor switch protein FliN — translation MSNDTHMPLPDLNAAEPIAMGDVGYSEDEQVTRIAADLEAVFDVPVQVSAVLGRSKMDVGELLKLGPGTVLELDRKVGEAIDIYVNNRLVARGEVVLVEDKLGVTMTEIIKAERS, via the coding sequence ATGAGCAATGACACCCACATGCCGCTTCCCGACCTCAATGCGGCCGAACCGATCGCGATGGGCGACGTCGGCTACAGCGAGGACGAACAGGTCACGCGGATCGCCGCCGACCTCGAAGCGGTATTCGACGTGCCGGTGCAGGTCTCGGCCGTGCTCGGACGTTCCAAGATGGATGTCGGCGAACTTCTCAAGCTCGGACCTGGCACCGTGCTGGAGCTCGACCGCAAGGTCGGCGAGGCCATCGACATCTACGTCAACAACCGGCTGGTTGCGCGCGGCGAAGTGGTGCTTGTCGAAGACAAGCTCGGCGTCACCATGACGGAAATCATCAAGGCAGAACGCTCGTAA
- a CDS encoding FliH/SctL family protein, producing MAAPAKFLFDVDFAAPDKARAPVATPAEIAEQIANAEAHAYRAGFDAAQREAKAASDRRAALALEEIGVAISSISMRFSAIEMRMETEAVEVAVSVARKLCSELIATEPLTEMMALVHDCFKHLVATPHIVVRINDQLYDEARERIEKLAKQSGFQGKLVILAEPEIESGDCKIEWADGGVLLERAAIETKINELVGRYMAARNQARP from the coding sequence ATGGCAGCTCCGGCAAAATTCCTGTTCGACGTCGATTTCGCCGCGCCCGACAAGGCGCGCGCGCCCGTGGCCACGCCCGCGGAGATCGCGGAGCAGATCGCCAACGCCGAAGCCCACGCCTACCGCGCCGGTTTCGACGCCGCGCAGCGCGAAGCCAAGGCCGCGAGCGACCGCCGCGCCGCGCTGGCGCTTGAGGAAATCGGCGTCGCCATCTCCTCGATCTCGATGCGGTTTTCGGCGATCGAGATGCGGATGGAAACAGAGGCCGTCGAGGTTGCGGTCTCGGTAGCGCGCAAACTGTGCAGCGAGCTGATCGCCACCGAGCCGCTCACTGAGATGATGGCGCTGGTGCACGATTGCTTCAAGCATCTGGTGGCGACGCCGCACATCGTCGTTCGCATCAACGACCAGCTCTATGACGAAGCCCGCGAGCGGATCGAGAAACTGGCCAAGCAGAGCGGTTTCCAGGGCAAGCTGGTGATCCTCGCCGAGCCGGAAATCGAGAGCGGCGACTGCAAAATCGAATGGGCGGACGGCGGCGTGCTGCTGGAACGCGCGGCCATCGAGACCAAGATCAACGAACTCGTGGGGCGCTATATGGCGGCCCGCAACCAGGCACGGCCATGA
- the fliG gene encoding flagellar motor switch protein FliG, producing the protein MAVPATQTDNTSDISSVIASLAQRQGGRPATKPLSGPKRAAILMLALGEQYGGKIWALLDDDEVRQLSGVMSTLGTVEPETVEDLMLEFVSRMSASGALMGTFDATERLLTQYLPSERVNGIMEEIRGPAGRNMWEKLSNVQEEVLANYLKNEYPQTIAVVLSKLKPEHAARVLAILPEDLALDVVGRMLKMETVQKEIIERVESTLRTEFMSNLSQTRRRDAHEVMAEIFNNFDRQTETRFITSLEEDNREAAERIKALMFTFDDLVKLDAGSAQTLMRNIDKDKLGIALKSANEDVRSFFMGNMSSRAAKMLLDDMAALGPVRLRDVDEAQALLVNLAKDLAAKGEIVLTKNRADDELVY; encoded by the coding sequence ATGGCCGTCCCCGCGACCCAGACCGACAATACCAGCGACATCTCCAGCGTCATCGCATCGCTGGCGCAGCGCCAGGGTGGCCGCCCCGCCACCAAGCCGCTGAGCGGCCCCAAGCGCGCGGCGATCCTGATGCTGGCGCTCGGCGAACAATATGGCGGCAAGATCTGGGCATTGCTCGATGACGATGAGGTACGCCAGCTGTCCGGCGTGATGTCGACGCTCGGCACGGTCGAGCCGGAAACGGTCGAAGACCTGATGCTGGAATTCGTTTCGCGAATGTCGGCGTCGGGTGCCCTGATGGGCACCTTCGACGCGACCGAACGGCTGCTGACCCAGTACCTGCCCTCCGAGCGCGTCAACGGCATCATGGAAGAAATCCGCGGCCCCGCCGGCCGCAACATGTGGGAGAAGCTCTCCAACGTGCAGGAAGAAGTGCTCGCCAATTACCTCAAGAACGAATACCCGCAGACCATCGCCGTGGTGCTGTCGAAGCTGAAGCCGGAGCATGCTGCGCGGGTGCTGGCGATCCTGCCCGAAGACCTGGCGCTCGACGTCGTCGGCCGGATGCTGAAGATGGAGACGGTGCAGAAGGAGATCATCGAGCGTGTCGAGTCGACGCTGCGCACCGAGTTCATGTCGAATCTGTCGCAGACCCGCCGCCGCGATGCCCATGAGGTGATGGCAGAAATCTTCAACAATTTCGATCGCCAGACCGAGACCCGTTTCATCACCTCGCTGGAAGAAGACAACCGCGAAGCCGCCGAGCGCATCAAGGCGCTGATGTTCACCTTCGACGACCTCGTCAAGCTCGACGCCGGCTCGGCGCAGACCCTGATGCGCAACATCGACAAGGACAAGCTCGGCATCGCGCTGAAGAGCGCCAACGAGGATGTCCGCAGCTTCTTCATGGGCAACATGTCGTCGCGCGCCGCCAAGATGTTGCTCGACGACATGGCCGCGCTCGGGCCGGTGCGCTTGCGCGACGTCGACGAGGCGCAGGCGCTGCTCGTCAACCTCGCCAAGGACCTCGCTGCCAAGGGCGAGATCGTCCTGACCAAGAACCGTGCCGACGACGAACTGGTGTATTAA
- the fliF gene encoding flagellar basal-body MS-ring/collar protein FliF, with translation MQGLLSFLKGLGAARLMAMVAVTAALIGFFAFVIMRVTMPQMTTLFTDLSVEDSSAIMKDLERQAIPYELKNDGAAIMVPKDKVTKLRMKLAEGGLPKGGGVGYEIFDKSDALGTTSFVQNINHLRALEGELSRTIRAIDRVQAARVHLVLPERPLFSRETPEPSASIVVRVRGQLDPQQVRAIRHVVASAVNGLKPNRVSIVDEAGMLLADGAEGDPANGGNGDERRIGFEKRMRNQVEAIVSSVVGSGRARVQLTADFDYNKVTQTSDKFDPEGRVLRSSQTREESAATAAADGQVTVANELPGAQGQGGATARDQSKKSEETNNYEISRTTKTEVTEAGRVNRISVAVLVDGAYTKGEKGDLIYQERSKEELDRIGQLVRSAIGFDQKRGDQVEIVNLKFAEAPTVVPNAEPTGLLGALQFTKDDVMYVIELAVMMLLGLVVMFMVIRPLVRRILASDPVAALTGPGGAHAALTDGTAVGADGQAQIPAGGASAIDIATVQGQVYAQSVHRVGELADRNPNETVAIVRQWLTEPA, from the coding sequence GTGCAGGGTCTGCTAAGTTTCCTCAAGGGGTTGGGCGCCGCGCGCCTGATGGCGATGGTTGCGGTAACGGCCGCGCTGATCGGCTTTTTTGCGTTTGTTATCATGCGGGTAACGATGCCGCAGATGACCACCCTATTCACCGACCTCAGCGTCGAGGACTCCTCGGCAATCATGAAAGACCTGGAGCGCCAGGCGATTCCCTACGAGCTCAAGAACGACGGCGCCGCCATCATGGTGCCGAAGGACAAGGTCACCAAGCTGCGCATGAAGCTGGCCGAAGGCGGCCTGCCCAAGGGCGGCGGCGTCGGCTACGAGATCTTCGACAAGTCGGACGCCCTCGGCACCACGTCTTTCGTCCAGAACATCAATCATTTGCGTGCCCTGGAAGGCGAATTGTCGCGCACCATCCGCGCCATCGACCGCGTCCAGGCTGCCCGCGTCCACCTCGTGCTGCCGGAGCGGCCGCTGTTTTCCCGCGAGACCCCGGAGCCATCGGCCTCGATTGTGGTTCGCGTCCGCGGCCAGCTCGATCCGCAGCAGGTCCGCGCCATCCGTCACGTCGTCGCCTCCGCCGTCAACGGATTGAAGCCGAACCGGGTGTCGATCGTCGACGAGGCCGGCATGTTGCTCGCCGACGGCGCCGAAGGCGATCCGGCCAATGGCGGCAATGGCGACGAACGCCGGATCGGCTTCGAGAAGCGGATGCGCAACCAGGTCGAGGCGATCGTCTCCTCGGTGGTCGGCTCCGGCCGTGCCCGCGTCCAGCTCACCGCCGACTTCGACTACAACAAGGTCACCCAGACCTCGGACAAGTTCGACCCCGAAGGCCGCGTGCTGCGCTCCAGCCAGACCCGCGAAGAATCCGCGGCCACCGCCGCCGCTGACGGTCAGGTCACTGTCGCCAACGAGCTGCCGGGTGCCCAGGGCCAGGGCGGCGCGACGGCGCGGGACCAGAGCAAGAAGTCGGAAGAAACCAACAATTACGAGATTTCCCGCACCACCAAGACCGAAGTCACCGAGGCCGGCCGCGTCAACCGGATCTCGGTCGCGGTGCTGGTCGACGGCGCCTACACCAAAGGCGAAAAGGGCGATCTGATCTATCAGGAGCGCAGCAAGGAAGAGCTCGACCGCATCGGCCAGCTGGTCCGCTCGGCGATCGGCTTCGACCAGAAGCGCGGCGACCAGGTCGAGATCGTCAATCTGAAATTCGCCGAGGCCCCGACGGTGGTGCCGAACGCGGAGCCGACCGGCCTGCTCGGCGCGCTGCAATTCACCAAGGACGATGTGATGTACGTCATCGAGCTGGCCGTGATGATGCTGCTCGGCCTGGTGGTGATGTTCATGGTGATCCGCCCGCTGGTCCGCCGCATCCTCGCCAGCGACCCGGTCGCCGCGCTGACCGGCCCCGGCGGCGCGCATGCCGCGCTGACCGACGGCACCGCAGTCGGCGCCGACGGCCAGGCGCAGATCCCCGCCGGTGGCGCCAGCGCGATCGACATCGCCACCGTGCAGGGCCAAGTCTACGCCCAATCCGTTCACCGCGTCGGCGAACTCGCCGACCGCAATCCCAACGAAACGGTAGCCATTGTCCGTCAATGGCTCACCGAACCGGCGTAA
- the sciP gene encoding CtrA inhibitor SciP yields MTEPHRPRVKYVIGPDGSPLTIADLPAPGTKRWVIRRKAEVVAAVRGGLLSLEEACSRYTLTVDEFLSWQFSIDQHGLAGLRTTRIQQYRQ; encoded by the coding sequence ATGACAGAACCCCATCGCCCGAGGGTCAAATACGTCATCGGGCCTGACGGCAGTCCGTTAACAATTGCGGATCTGCCTGCACCCGGGACGAAACGGTGGGTCATCCGCCGCAAGGCCGAAGTGGTTGCCGCCGTCCGCGGGGGCCTGCTTTCCCTCGAGGAAGCCTGCAGCCGCTACACGCTGACAGTCGACGAATTCCTTTCGTGGCAATTCTCGATCGACCAGCACGGTCTCGCGGGCCTGCGGACGACCCGCATCCAGCAATACCGCCAATAA
- a CDS encoding flagellar hook assembly protein FlgD, producing the protein MAVDSISKPAPVVSGTVASTSTSTDTSATTTTGIADNFQTFLKLLTTQLQNQNPLDPLDTNQFTQQLVQFAGVEQQLKSNDQLKALVAMQKSAAATEALVYVGKTVAVDGATAKFDTSATWNLNAATDTTTSTINITNSAGATVYNGTFALKKGDSSFVWDGKGNDGTQYPAGSYTISATGKDSNGQTVAISTEVQGVVDSVDLTASPALLSIQGNNYTTDKIKRVVRTVENTTPVTTPAS; encoded by the coding sequence ATGGCCGTTGATTCAATATCCAAGCCGGCGCCGGTCGTATCTGGAACAGTCGCCAGTACGTCGACGTCGACCGATACCAGTGCAACGACGACGACGGGCATTGCGGATAATTTCCAGACCTTCCTGAAGCTGCTGACGACGCAGCTGCAAAATCAGAACCCGCTCGATCCGCTGGACACGAACCAGTTCACCCAGCAGCTCGTGCAGTTCGCCGGCGTCGAGCAGCAGCTCAAGTCGAACGACCAGTTGAAGGCGCTGGTCGCAATGCAGAAGAGTGCCGCGGCCACCGAAGCGCTGGTCTATGTCGGCAAGACCGTCGCCGTCGATGGCGCCACCGCCAAGTTCGACACCTCGGCGACATGGAATTTGAACGCCGCCACAGACACGACGACCTCGACGATCAACATCACCAACTCGGCCGGCGCCACGGTCTACAACGGCACTTTCGCGCTGAAGAAGGGCGACTCCAGTTTCGTCTGGGACGGCAAGGGCAATGACGGTACGCAATACCCGGCGGGCTCCTACACGATCAGCGCAACCGGGAAGGATTCGAACGGCCAGACCGTGGCGATCTCGACCGAGGTGCAAGGCGTGGTCGACTCCGTCGATCTGACCGCCAGCCCGGCGCTGTTGTCGATCCAGGGCAACAATTACACGACCGACAAGATCAAGCGCGTGGTGCGCACCGTCGAGAACACGACCCCGGTGACGACGCCCGCGAGCTGA
- a CDS encoding flagellar hook-length control protein FliK: protein MTSDIASNVSFAPARSKSVRDDKPVDAGSFSAMVNNNTANSAKDRPDSTLPEAPSPSRDDQRPAKADDRAQRRDSRADAAAASDARNQDAQTKAASDRADATDNSKANRPVRSDSKPDNGKLEKDAAKDTKDAQDGKDTKDAAPTDAAAVPAESDKAVPVAAVAVVMPVVTASVDTASAPVDASTGATAPLAIAAAVLKAQAAAAEATATTGTEAAAETATPPTTDPDFAALIAAATPAAAKTASKEAKPTTESDAKSETTGTATGIAPQPTQATASTTKDVKNGTGDVSADGVKPDSGNAAAKHAAHAAHERATPDTVQPASTDAPQPTNMTTQPPLPTTAPIVATAPQFTATLAANTPVPLSGVAVEIAQSAQSGKSRFDIRLDPAELGRIDVRLDVDRDGNVTSHLTVEKPETLAMLRQDAPQLQRALEQAGMKTSDGGLQFSLRDQSQGQQQNNGDNSGRQSQRLIISEDDSIPAVSVGHNYGRMLGSSRGIDISI, encoded by the coding sequence GTGACGTCAGATATCGCCTCAAACGTATCGTTTGCGCCTGCGCGATCGAAGTCGGTCCGCGACGACAAGCCGGTCGACGCCGGCAGCTTCAGCGCGATGGTCAACAACAATACCGCTAACAGCGCCAAAGACCGGCCGGATTCCACCCTGCCCGAGGCACCGTCGCCGTCTCGCGACGACCAGCGGCCGGCCAAGGCCGACGACCGCGCGCAGCGCAGGGACTCCCGCGCCGATGCTGCCGCCGCATCGGACGCCCGCAATCAGGACGCCCAGACCAAGGCCGCCAGCGACCGCGCCGACGCCACCGACAACAGCAAGGCCAATAGGCCGGTCCGCAGCGACAGCAAGCCGGACAACGGCAAACTCGAAAAGGATGCGGCCAAGGATACGAAAGACGCCCAGGACGGCAAGGACACGAAGGACGCCGCCCCGACGGACGCCGCCGCGGTTCCTGCCGAATCGGACAAAGCCGTGCCGGTGGCCGCGGTTGCCGTCGTCATGCCTGTGGTTACCGCCTCTGTAGACACTGCCTCGGCACCGGTCGACGCCTCAACCGGCGCGACCGCGCCGCTGGCGATTGCCGCCGCGGTGTTGAAGGCCCAGGCCGCCGCCGCGGAAGCCACGGCTACGACCGGCACCGAAGCTGCCGCAGAGACCGCGACGCCGCCAACCACCGATCCGGATTTTGCCGCCCTGATCGCCGCCGCCACGCCAGCCGCGGCCAAGACCGCCAGCAAGGAAGCCAAGCCGACGACCGAGAGCGACGCCAAGTCCGAAACGACGGGGACCGCGACGGGGATCGCGCCGCAGCCGACGCAGGCCACCGCATCGACTACGAAGGACGTCAAGAACGGTACCGGCGACGTTTCCGCCGATGGCGTCAAGCCGGACTCCGGCAATGCCGCGGCAAAGCACGCCGCGCATGCCGCGCATGAGCGCGCTACGCCAGATACCGTGCAGCCTGCATCGACCGATGCGCCCCAGCCGACCAACATGACGACGCAGCCGCCGCTGCCGACTACGGCCCCCATCGTCGCCACGGCGCCGCAGTTCACGGCCACGCTCGCCGCCAATACGCCGGTGCCGCTGAGCGGCGTCGCCGTCGAAATCGCGCAGTCGGCACAATCCGGCAAGAGCCGCTTCGACATCCGTCTCGACCCGGCCGAACTCGGCCGCATCGATGTCCGCCTCGACGTCGACCGCGACGGCAACGTCACCTCGCATCTGACGGTGGAGAAGCCGGAGACGCTGGCGATGCTGCGTCAGGACGCGCCGCAGCTGCAGCGCGCGCTGGAGCAGGCCGGCATGAAGACCAGCGACGGCGGGCTGCAGTTCAGCCTGCGCGACCAGTCGCAGGGACAGCAGCAGAACAACGGCGACAATTCCGGGCGTCAGTCACAGCGTCTGATCATCAGCGAAGACGACTCCATCCCGGCGGTTTCCGTCGGGCACAACTACGGCCGCATGCTGGGATCCAGCCGCGGCATCGATATCAGTATCTGA
- the mnmA gene encoding tRNA 2-thiouridine(34) synthase MnmA translates to MRNSLDLEGHPQDTRVVVAMSGGVDSSVTAALLKSQGYDVVGITLQLYDHGAATHRKGACCAGRDIHDARDVAERLGIPHYVLDYESKFRESVIDNFAASYAIGETPVPCIECNRSVKFRDLLATARELGAQALATGHYVASRRLDDGSRALVCAADADRDQSYFLFATTQEQLDYLRFPLGDMTKPQTRELARQFGLSVADKQDSQDICFVPSGRYTDVIERMKPNALEPGDIVDLDGRVIGRHEGIVHFTVGQRRGLGIAASAPLYVIKLDAASRRVIVGPREALRMHRIALRDINWIGGGTLDAAVGDGLELFVKVRSTRGPQPAWLRAVSGGYEIELVGGEEGVSPGQACVFYDAASGQARVLGGGFIKSAAANSVVGRPARDVNVQQPLVAALRI, encoded by the coding sequence ATGCGCAACAGTCTGGATCTCGAAGGCCATCCGCAGGACACCAGGGTCGTGGTCGCCATGTCCGGTGGCGTCGATTCCTCGGTGACGGCCGCGCTGCTGAAGTCGCAGGGCTATGATGTCGTCGGCATCACGCTGCAGCTCTACGACCATGGCGCCGCCACCCACCGCAAGGGCGCCTGCTGTGCCGGTCGCGATATCCACGACGCCCGTGACGTCGCCGAACGCCTCGGCATTCCGCATTACGTGCTGGATTACGAGAGTAAGTTCCGCGAGTCGGTGATCGACAATTTCGCCGCCAGCTACGCCATCGGCGAAACGCCGGTGCCGTGCATCGAATGCAACCGCTCCGTCAAGTTTCGCGACCTGCTGGCCACCGCGCGCGAACTCGGCGCGCAGGCCTTGGCCACGGGCCATTACGTCGCCTCGCGCCGTCTGGACGATGGCTCGCGCGCGCTGGTTTGCGCTGCGGATGCCGATCGCGACCAGAGCTACTTCCTGTTCGCCACCACGCAGGAACAGCTCGACTATCTGCGCTTTCCGCTCGGCGACATGACCAAGCCGCAGACCCGCGAACTGGCGCGGCAGTTCGGCCTGTCGGTTGCCGACAAGCAGGACAGCCAGGACATCTGCTTCGTGCCGTCCGGCCGTTACACCGACGTGATCGAGCGCATGAAGCCGAACGCGCTGGAGCCCGGCGACATCGTCGATCTCGATGGCCGCGTGATCGGCCGTCATGAGGGCATCGTGCACTTCACCGTCGGTCAGCGCCGCGGCCTCGGCATTGCGGCGAGTGCGCCGCTCTATGTCATCAAGCTCGACGCCGCCTCCCGGCGCGTCATCGTCGGTCCGCGCGAGGCCTTGCGCATGCACCGCATCGCGCTGCGTGACATCAACTGGATCGGCGGCGGCACTTTGGATGCGGCGGTCGGCGACGGGCTCGAACTGTTCGTCAAGGTGCGCTCGACCCGCGGTCCGCAGCCGGCGTGGCTGCGCGCGGTGAGTGGCGGTTACGAGATCGAACTGGTCGGCGGCGAGGAGGGTGTGTCGCCCGGCCAGGCCTGCGTGTTCTATGATGCCGCCAGTGGCCAGGCCCGCGTGCTAGGCGGCGGCTTCATCAAAAGCGCGGCGGCAAACAGCGTTGTTGGTCGTCCGGCCAGGGATGTTAACGTTCAGCAGCCGCTGGTCGCAGCGTTGCGTATCTAA
- a CDS encoding class I SAM-dependent methyltransferase, whose translation MAGDIDRAGVAKAYGLWAPIYDIVFGKVFESGRQATIIEADRIGGRILDVGVGTGLSLIDYSRTTRICGVDISEPMLRKAHQRVKALNLTNVETLAVMDAKNLAFADDYFDAVVAQYVITAVPDPEATLDDFIRVLKPGGELILVNHIGAESGPRKLFELAFAPLARRLGWRPEFPWGRLVDWAAGHGGITLAERRPMPPMGHFSLIRYRKT comes from the coding sequence ATGGCTGGCGATATCGACCGCGCGGGGGTCGCGAAGGCTTACGGGCTGTGGGCACCGATCTACGACATCGTGTTCGGCAAGGTATTCGAGTCCGGCCGCCAGGCCACGATCATCGAGGCCGACCGGATCGGCGGCCGTATTCTCGACGTCGGCGTCGGCACCGGGCTGTCGCTGATCGATTATTCCCGCACCACCCGGATCTGCGGCGTCGATATATCCGAGCCGATGCTGCGCAAGGCGCATCAGCGCGTGAAGGCGCTGAACCTGACCAACGTCGAGACGCTGGCGGTGATGGACGCCAAGAACCTCGCTTTTGCGGATGACTACTTTGACGCCGTGGTGGCGCAGTACGTCATCACCGCCGTGCCCGATCCCGAAGCGACGCTGGACGATTTCATTCGCGTTCTGAAGCCTGGCGGCGAGCTGATCCTTGTGAACCATATCGGTGCTGAAAGCGGCCCGCGAAAATTGTTCGAGTTGGCCTTTGCGCCATTGGCGCGCCGGCTCGGCTGGCGTCCCGAGTTTCCGTGGGGGCGGCTGGTGGACTGGGCTGCCGGACATGGAGGCATCACCCTGGCCGAACGCCGTCCGATGCCCCCGATGGGCCATTTTTCGCTGATCCGGTACCGCAAAACCTGA
- the pstS gene encoding phosphate ABC transporter substrate-binding protein PstS: MKFLKAIVAVGLMAASTSAFAADITGAGATFPFPVYSKWADAYKKETGNGLNYQSIGSGAGIKQIQAKTVTFGATDAPLKAEQLEKDGLVQWPMVMGAIVPVVNLEGIASGELVLSGELLADIYLGKVTKWDDAAIVKLNPKLKLPSAAITVVRRSDGSGTTFNFTDYLAKASPDWKTKVGMGTAVEWPVGVGAKGNEGVAGNISQTKNAIGYVEYAYAKQNKLTYAGMINKAGKTVQPTVASFQAAASNADWAKAPGYYVILTDQPGDASWPITAATFILMHKVPADKAASAEAIKFFTWAFEKGDKMAEELDYIPMPEPVVKLIEKTWSADIKS; the protein is encoded by the coding sequence ATGAAATTCCTCAAGGCAATCGTCGCAGTCGGCCTGATGGCCGCTTCGACCTCGGCATTCGCTGCCGACATCACCGGTGCGGGCGCGACCTTCCCCTTCCCGGTCTATTCGAAGTGGGCTGACGCCTACAAGAAAGAGACCGGCAATGGCCTGAATTACCAGTCGATCGGCTCCGGCGCAGGCATCAAGCAGATCCAGGCCAAGACCGTGACCTTCGGCGCCACCGACGCGCCGCTCAAGGCTGAGCAGCTCGAAAAAGACGGACTCGTGCAGTGGCCGATGGTGATGGGCGCGATCGTTCCCGTCGTGAACCTTGAAGGCATCGCTTCCGGCGAACTGGTTCTGTCCGGCGAACTGCTGGCCGACATCTATCTCGGCAAGGTCACCAAGTGGGACGACGCCGCGATCGTCAAGCTGAACCCCAAGCTGAAACTGCCCTCGGCCGCCATCACCGTGGTCCGCCGTTCGGACGGTTCGGGCACCACCTTCAACTTCACCGATTATCTCGCCAAGGCGAGCCCGGACTGGAAGACCAAGGTCGGCATGGGCACCGCCGTCGAATGGCCGGTTGGCGTCGGCGCCAAGGGTAACGAAGGCGTTGCCGGCAACATCAGCCAGACCAAGAACGCGATCGGTTACGTCGAATACGCTTACGCCAAGCAGAACAAGCTGACCTATGCCGGCATGATCAACAAGGCCGGCAAGACCGTGCAGCCGACCGTCGCCTCGTTCCAGGCCGCCGCGTCCAACGCCGATTGGGCCAAGGCTCCCGGCTATTACGTGATCCTGACCGACCAGCCGGGCGACGCCTCCTGGCCGATCACCGCCGCAACCTTCATCCTGATGCACAAGGTTCCAGCCGACAAGGCAGCCTCCGCCGAAGCCATCAAGTTCTTCACCTGGGCCTTCGAGAAGGGCGACAAGATGGCCGAGGAACTCGACTACATTCCGATGCCGGAGCCGGTCGTCAAGCTGATCGAAAAGACCTGGTCGGCTGACATCAAGAGCTGA